The Geminicoccaceae bacterium SCSIO 64248 genomic interval CGATCTGGATGCCGACCTGATCGTTGCGTTTCTCGATCACCTTGCCGATGACCGCGCTGCGAGCGCAGCGACCTCTAACCTTCGGCTCACAGGCGTCAGGGCTTTCTTCCGCTTCCTCGCCTTTGAGGAGCCGGCTCATAGCGGCCAGATCCAGCGGGTGCTCGCCATCCCCAGCAAGCTGTCGGCCAAGCGCGAGGTCTCCTACCTGCTGCGCGAGGAGATTGAGGCGATCCTGGCGGCTCCAGATCGATCCACCTGGCTCGGCCGGCGCGACCACGCCTTGCTACTGATGGCCGTTCAGACCGGGCTTCGGCTCTCCGAGTTGGTCAGCCTGGACCGCGACGCCGTGCAGCTCGGCGCCGGAGCGCACGTTCGCTGTCTCGGTAAAGGGCGGAAGGAGCGGGCCACGCCACTGACCCAGGTTGCGCGGGTAACCCTGCAGGCCTGGCTCGGCGAGCCGCCTCGACGCGGCAGCACCGCCCTTTTCCCGACCGTGCATGGCGACCGCTTGAGCCCCGATGCGGTGCAGTATCTGCTCTCCAAGTACCTCGCGGCGGTCTCGGCGCAATGTCCGTCGCTCGCCCGTAAGCGCGTCTCGCCGCACGTCCTGCGCCACAGCGCTGCGATGGCGCTCCTCGACGCCGGCGTGGACACCACGACCATATCGCTCTGGCTTGGACACGAGAGCACACGCTCAACCCAGCCCTACCTTCACGCCCACTTGGCTGTGAAGGAGGCGGCCCTGGCGAAGGTGGCGCCACTGGATGTTTCGCCGCCGGGCCGGTTCAGGCCCGATGATCAGTTGCTGGCCTTTTTGGACGCGCTTTGATCGCTGCTAGAGGACGACGACTTCGCCATCTTCCTTGGTGAACGACGCCGGCTTTCGGTCGAGGAGCTGCAGCACCTCTTCCGAAGGCCGGCAGAGTTTCACGCCCTTGGGCGTGACCACGATCGGCCGGTTCACCAAGATCGGATGCTGGGTCATGGCGTCGAGGATTTGGTCGTCGGTGACTGCAGGATCGAGCAGGCCGAGGTCGGCCGCGGGCGTGCCTTTCTCCCGAAGCACGTCCCGGGGTTTGGCGCCCATCGCGGCTAGCAGTTCGTCGAGCTGCGCGCGGGTCCAGCCGACTTTGAGATATTCGACAACCGTCGGCCCGTAGTCGGCGGCGCGGATCATCGCGAGCGTGTTGCGTGAGGTGCCGCAGTCCGGGTTGTGGAAGATCGTGACGGGGAAGTCGCTCATGGGCGTCGGACCTCGGTGAAGAGCCAGTGGAAGACCAGGGCCGCCACCGCCGCGCCGCCGAGCTGCGCCAAGATGAAGGCGGGCACCGAAGTCGGTGCGATCCCGGCGAAGGTGTTGGAGAGCGATCGCGCAACCGTCACAGCGGGATTGGCGAATGAGGTGGACGCGGTGAACCAGTAGGCTGCGGTGATGTAGAGCCCAACCATCGCTGGGGTCGCCGCTGGCCGGAAGCGGAGTGATCCCAGGATCGTCGCGATCAGGCCGAAGGTGGCGACGGCCTCCGAGAAGGCCTGGGCCGGCCCGTCGCGCAGTTTGGTGGACACTTGGATCATCGGCTCGGCGAACATCAGGTGCGCCGTCCAGACGCCGACGATGGCGCCAGCCATCTGGGCGACAATGTAGCCGATCGACAGCTTCACGCCGATCTTCCGGCGCGCCGCGAACACCAGTGTCACGGCCGGGTTGAAGTGGGCGCCGGACAGCGGGCTGAAGATGGTGATCAGCACCATCAGTCCGGCCCCCGTGGCCGAGGTGTTGCCGAGAAGCGCGATAGCGGTGTTCCCGCCGGACAGGCGCTCACCCATGACGCCTGAGCCGATGACGATTGCGAGCAGCAGCGCGGTTCCCAGCGCCTCGGCCACGAGCCGGCGTGGAAGATCGAAGCCTTCCAGCGGCGGCTCCAGGGTCGCGGACTGGCTTGCGCTCACGACGTCTTGCCCGATCCGGCCCTGTCCGGAACGTTGCACGCTGCCTGGCTGGTGATGGCGGCCAGCGGGACACAGATTTCGGGGCGACCGTTGCAGCAGTCTTCCAGCAGGAAGCCAAGCAGGCCGGCCATCTGCTCGTAAGCAGCGGAGTAGATGATCGAGCGGCCGTCTCGCCGCGACACCACCAGGCCGGCGTTGAAGAGGACGTTGAGGCTGGCCGAGAGGGTATTCGGCGCGACCCCCACGCGCCGGGCGATTTCACCAGCCGCAAGCCCGTCAGGCCCGGCTTGGACCAGCAGGCGGAACGTCTCCAGCCGGCCTTCATGGGCCAATGCTGATAAGGCGCGAACGGCGGGTTGCGTTTCCATGTTTCATGGATACATGAAATATGCGAAGGTTGGAAGCATGTCAGACTTTCCCGCTCTTGCACCTGCTTTCATCGACCTGCCGACCGCTGGTCGTTTTGCGCCCGCCAGCGTACCGAGCCACCCGCCGCGGTTCCTGCTCCTCTACGGTTCATTGCGCGAGCGCTCCTACAGCCGGCTGCTGATCGAAGAGGCTGATCGCCTGCTTCGCAGCTTCGGCGCCGAGACGAGGATCTACAATCCGCGCGGCCTTCCGCAGCCGGATGACGCAAGCCCTGACCACACCAAGGTGAAGGAGTTGCGCGACCTGTCGGTCTGGTCGGAAGGGCATGTCTGGTGCAGCCCCGAGCGGCACGGCGCCGTCACCGGCATCTTCAAGTCGCAGATCGATTGGCTGCCGCTGGAGAGCGGCGGAGTTCGCCCGACACAAGGGCGGACCCTGGCGGTCATGCAGGTGAACGCCGGCTCTCAATCGTTCAACGCCGTCAATTCACTCCGCATCCTCGGTCGTTGGATGCGGATGATCACCATCCCGAACCAGTCGTCGGTCGCTAAGGCCTACGACGAGTTCGACGAGGCCGGCCGCATGAAGCCTTCCGCCTACTATGACCGGCTGGTGGACGTAATGGAGGAGCTGATGAAGTTCACCCTCCTGACCCGTGGAAACGCGGACTACTTGGTCGATCGCTACAGCGAACGGAAATCAGAGGGGCGGCAACCCGCCGGCGCTGACCACCTGGCATCGCTCCAAGGCGATAACGACTAGGGCTGCGGTTCGCTGCGACTATGCCGAGTCCGACAACCTCGACCTACCGGAAGTTCCGGGGCTTAGGGGTGATGCTCGGCATAGTGTCCGGCTCGGGATAAACCCCCTTATGCCGCGTTCGGGATAAGGGGATGTAGATGTCGCGTGGGCGGGGTCCCTTGGGCGTCTCGCGTGGATCGGGCGTGGTGCTGCCATGGGTGACGCCATCGCCGCGGCCATGAACGAGCGGGAAAGGAGCATCGCGCGCCCCGACCTGGGCGAGCTCGCGCGACAGGTCGCCCAGGCGGTGCACGACGAGATGGACGACCTCGCCCTCGCGCTGGACCCGGCCCTGGGCGGCGATCATGCCGGACGCGAGGACGATGCGCCGGAAGGTCTCGAACACCTGGGGCCAGACGACGAGATTGGCGATGCCGGTCTCGTCCTCGATCGTAATGAACAAAACGCCCTTGGCACTGCCCGGCCGCTGGCGGACCAGGACCAAGCCGGCGGTCTCGAGCCAGCGTCCGTCGCGCGCTGCCATGACGGTGGCACAGGGCACGATGCGCCTGCGGTCGAGATCAGGCCGGAGAAAGCTTGCGGGATGAGCACGCAGAGACAGGCCGGTATGGCCATAGTCCTCCACGACCTCGCCGCCCGCGGGCAAGGGCTCGAGTTCAATGGTCGGCTCGTCGATCTCGGAGATGGTGTCGCCTGAGGGCGTGGTCGTGCCGGCAAACAAGGGCAGGGGCGCATCACGCAGCGCCTTGAGCGCCCAGAGCGCCTCGCGGCGCGCCAAGCCGAGCGACGGACGGAAGGCGTCGGCCCGGGCAAGCTGAACCAGGGCAGCGACCGGAGTCGCGGCCCGACGCCAGAGGTCCTCGACCGAGGCGAAGGGCCGCTCGGCCCGGGCGGCCACCAGCCGGGCGGCATGGGCGTTGGCCAGGCCCTTGATCCGGCGCAGGCCGAGGCGGACGGCGAAGCGGCCGTCCTCGCCCTCGATCGGCTCGAGCGTGCTGTCCCAGCGCGAGGCGTTGACGCAGACCGGACGGATCACGACGCCGTGCTCGCGTGCATCGCGGACGATCTGGGCCGGGGCGTAGAAGCCCATGGGCTGGGCGTTGAGCAACGCGATGCAGAACACCTCGGGATGCCAGCATTTGAGCCAGGCGCTGGCATAGGCGATCAGGGCGAACGAAGCGGCATGGCTTTCCGGGAAGCCGTAGGAGCCGAAGCCCTCGAGCTGACGGAAGGTCTGCTCGGCGAAGCCCGGCTCATAGCCATGGGCGACCATCCCGGCGATCAGCTTGTCGCGGAAGGCGGCGATGCCGCCGGTGAACTTGAAGGTCGCCATCGACTTGCGCAGAAGATCGGCCTCGCCGGGCGTGAAGCCGGCGCAGGTGATCGCGACCCGCATGGCCTGCTCCTGGAACAGGGGCACGCCCAGGGTCTTGCCGAGCACGGCCTCAAGCTCGGGCTTGGGGAACACGACCGGCTCGCGGCCTTCGCGCCGACGAAGGTAAGGGTGAACCATGTCGCCCTGGATCGGTCCGGGTCGGACGATCGCGACCTGGACGACCAGGTCGTAGAAGGTGCGCGGCTTGAGCCGGGGCAGCATCGACATCTGCGCCCGGCTCTCGATCTGGAAGGTGCCGAGTGTGTCGGCCTTGCGGATCATGGCGTAGGTCCTCGGATCCTCGGGCGGGATGGTGGCGAGATCGAGCGCGATGCCCTTGTGCTGTTCCAGGAGGTCGAAGCCGCGCTTCATGCAGGACAGCATGCCAAGCGCCAGAAGATCGACCTTCATGAAGCGCAGCGCATCGATGTCGTCCTTGTCCCACTCGATGACCTGGCGGTCCTTCATGGCGGCCGGCTCGATCGGCACGAGATCGTCAAGGCGATCGCGGGTCAGGACGAAGCCGCCGGGATGCTGGCTGAGATGGCGGGGCGCGCCGATCAGCTGGCGGGCGAGCTCCAGGGTCAGGCGCAGGCGGCGATCGCCCGTGTTGAGGCCGAGCGCCTCGGCATGGCCCGGCTCGACACCGTCTTCGGCCCAGCCCCAGACCTGGCCGGCCAGGGTGCCGATTAGATCCTGGGGCAGGCCCAGCGCCTTGCCGACATCGCGCAAGGCGCCGCGGGCGCGATAGCGGATCACGGTCGAGCAGAGCGCGGCACGATCTCGGCCATAGGTGGCGAACACCCATTGCATGACGGTCTCGCGCCGCTCGTGCTCGAAATCGACGTCGATGTCGGGCGGCTCGCGGCGTTCTTCGGAGACGAAGCGCTCGAACAGAAGATCGTTGCGCTCGGGATCGATCGCGGTGATGCCGAGCACATAACAGACCGCGGAGTTGGCGGCCGAGCCGCGGCCCTGGCAGAGGATCCCTCGCGAACGGGCGAAGGCGACGATGGCGTGCACCGTCAGGAAATAGGGCGCGTAGTCCAGCCGGGCGATCAGGCCGAGCTCGTGCACCAGGGTGCGGCGCACCGGCTCGGGCAGGTCCTCGGGATAGCGGACCGCCGCCGCCGCCCAGGTCAGCCTCTCGAGTGTCTGCTGGGGGGTGAGCGTGGGGTCATCCCGCTCCTCGGGATATTGATAGGCGAGCTCGTCGAGCGAAAAGCGGCAGCGCTCCACGATCTCCTGCGTGCGCGCCACGGCCTCGGGATGGAGGTGGAACAGCCGCGCCATCTCCTCGGGCGGCTTGAGATGGCGATCGGCGAAGCGCTCGCGCCGGTCGCCGAGCGCGTCGATCGTGACATTGTGGCGGATGCAGGTGACGACGTCCTGCAGGATGCGCCGGCCGGGCTCGTGGAACAGGACGTCATTGGTGACCACGGTCGGCACGCCCGCCTCGGTGGCCAGGGTGGCGAGCTGCCAGAGACGCAGCTGGTCGTTCGGCCGGCGGCGCAGGGTCAAGGCAAGATAGGCCCGGTCGCCGAACAGGGTGCGCAGGCGGGCAAGTGCCTGGACGCAGCGCGCGTCGGCCTCGTCGGGCACGAGCACGGCGAGCAGGCCCTCGGCCCAGGCCGCGACATCGTCCCAACCGAGATCGCACCTGCCCTTGCCAGCGCGGCGCTTGCCCAGGGAGAGCAGGCGGCAGAGCCGGGCGTAAGCGGCACGGTCGGTCGGGTAGGCCAGCAGGGACGTGCCGTCGGCCAGATCGAGCCGGCAGCCGACGACGAGGCGGACACCGGTCGTCTTGGCGGCCTCGTGGGCACGGACCGTGCCGGCCAGGGAGTTGCGGTCGACGACGCCCAGGGCCGAGAGGCCCATCAGGGCGGCGGTGGCGAACAGTTCCTCGCAGGAAGACGCGCCGCGCAGGAACGAGAAATGCGTCGTGACCTGGAGCTCGGCATAGCCGGGTGGGCTGATCATCCGAACAAACCGTGCAGGAACCAAAGCTGCGAGCCGGTGGCGGTGTCCGCGCCGTCGCCGGCGCGAAACAGCCAGAAGCGCTCGCCGGCCTCGGTCTCGACCCGGAAGTAATCCCGCACGGAGGCGTGTTCGTCGGCGGTGTACCACCATTCGCCGAACACCCGCTCCGGGCCGTCGGCGGCCCGGATCCGATGCCGGATGCCGCGCCACGCGAACCAGACCGGCGGATGGTCCGGCAGGAGCGCCAGGGTCTCGACCGGCTCGGGCGGGGCGAGCAGGCGTGGCGGCCGCGGCCAGCCCACGGGCCAGGAGGCGGCGCTTGCCGGCGCCAGCGGCGCCACCCGGCCGACCACCCGCTCGGGCACATCGCCGGTTATGGGTGCGGCACGGTACAGACGTCCGTCGCCGACCCGGTTGGCCAGGATGTCGACCAGGTCGGCGATCGCGGGCGGTGCATCCTCGGTCAGAGCGTTTGCGAGCTGCCGGGCGGGAAGGGGCTCGGTCACGGTCGCGGTCAGGGTCATGCGCTCGATGCCGAAGCCGGGATCGAGCGTGAGGATCCGTTCGCAGAGCAGGCGCTCGAGATGACGGGCGGACCGCACGGGCAAGCCAGTGCCGACACGGGCCGCCTGGGGCCGTCGGTCGACCCGGTGACAGACGAGGTCGAGCCGGCGGGCGCCGACCCCGCGCTGGGCCAGCAAGGGACACAGGGCCTGGACCAAGAGCCCGATCGCCCGGGCGATGGTCTCGGCCGCACCGATCGGCTCGGCGAACAGGCGCTCGGTGGTCAGCGGATCGTTCGGGCGGATCGGGGCGATCGGCTCGTCGGCCTGGGCCAGAACCTGATCGAGCCGGCGCGCCAGATCCTGACCGAAGCGGCGGACCAGAGGCGCACGCGGCCGGGCCAGGAGATCGCCGATCCGACGCAGACCCAGCGCGTGCAGACCCTCGACCGTCACGTCCGGCAGACGCAGGGCCGGCAAGGGGAGGTCGGCAACGATCTTCGGCCCGGATCCCGGCGGTGCGATCGTGACCGGCTCGGTGCCGAACCGGGCCAGGGCATGGGCTTGGCCCCAGCTGTCGGCGATGGCGGCCTTGGCGGTGAATCCCGCCCGGGTCAGTCGGTTCGTCATGTCGACCAGCATGGCGGCCTCGCCGCCATGGAGGTGATCGGCGCCGGTGGTGTCGAGCACGACGCCGTCCGGCGGATCGGCTGCGGTGACCGGGGCGTAGCGCCGGTGCAGCCAGAGTGCGAGGCGCTCCAGGCCTTGGCGGTCGCCCCCGAGATTGGCGTCGCGCAGAGTGAGGTCCGGCACCATGACCTGGGCGAGGCTGACCGGCATGCCGGCGCGCAGCCCTACCGCCCGAGCGGCGTGGTCGGCAGCCAGGACGACACGGCGGTTGCCGTCACGGCCGGCCAGGACGAGCGGGACGTCAGGAGGCAAGGCGGGATCGGCCTTGCGCGCCCGGTCGGTCGGCCAGGTCGGCAGGAACAGCGAGACGACCCGCCGCATCGCACGCCTCCATCTCGAAGTCCGCGCTCTCGCCTGCTCGGCAGCGGATCAGCTCGACCAGCCAGCGATGGCGGCCGACGCCCGGCACCAGCAGCGGTGCGCTGGGCAGGACCGAGATCCGCCAGCGGGTCATTGAGGCGGTCGGCTGCCCGAACTCCGCCGCCTCGGCCGGACGGCGCCAGCGCCGCAACGCCAGCCCCAGCGTGCGGCTGCGCTCGGCCGCCAGCTGCAGCCGGCGTGATGCCGTCATCGACAGGCGTGCGACCTCAGCGACCACAGCGCCCAACCCGCCATGACGCAGGCCTTCCTCGGTGCAGGCTAGGACCGAGCGCTCGTCGCCGGCCTCGAGAAAGATCACCCGATCGGGCGGCAATCCGGCCTGGGCCAGGGCCGGGGCGAACAGGTCGGGCCGGGTCAGGCACCACAGCACCGGGCCGGGCGTGCGCGCGGCAATGCCGGCGGCGAACAGCGCCGCCGCCGCGCCGTGGGTCGCCTCGCCGCCACCGCCGGCGACCTCGTGCAGCGCGCCCAGCGCCAGCCCACCGCCCGGCAGACGCCGATCCATCTCACCGATGCCAAACGGCAGCACAGCGCTGTCCGGCCGACCGCGCTGCTCAATCCGCACGATGCGGTCGCGCAGGGCGGCGATGGCGGACGGGGCGGCTGCGGGCATGGACGATCCGGAATGCGTGTGATGGCGTTCGCGCTTTGTTCTGCAAATGGCCCAGCCGAGTCAAGGCCGGTTGCACGCGCCATAACAGCCGGTTGTGAAAGGCGCCCCTTGAGCCGCGGTCGTCGCGGCGTATCGCTCCCGGGTCAGCGCATCGAGTCCGCCTATGGAGCACAGGCCGCCGCACTCGCTTGGGGCATCGGACCGGCGTCGACCTGCCTGAGAAGCATGGCCTTCGCAGGTGTCGGGGTGAACCGGCTGATCTTGGCCACGTCGACCGCGTGCCATCCTGCCGCCATAGGCATGTGTCCGGTGAACGTGGCAAGGCCCGTCCGACAGCGCCCTCCGCGGAAACCGATCCAGTCAGCGGCAGGCCCGACAACCTATGGCGAAAGACGGGCCGAGTGGAGCCCATCGGCGCGGTGTACGCTTCGTCGACCGTGGCGCAGGGCGTCGAACGTCGCGTTCAGCCGCTATGAGCGCGACCACGACGATTGATCTTTCGGCAAGCGGCCTTCCGGATCATGAACAGCCACCAAATCCCTATCCGTTTGGTTCGCATTGAACACGACAAGGTTTGTGCCGCCGGCATGGCGCAGAGACGGGAAGAGCAAGCCCCGAAATCCGTCTGCGATCAGCGTATCCGCCAGGCGCCACGATGGCGGGACTTTCCTGTCGATTCGGGCGATCTTCCGCCACGCGCAATCCCACGCCGCCCACTCCTCTGCCCATAGCGCAGGATCGAATCCTGCGGACAGGTCGGCCACGTGGTCGAGCGTGATCACATACGCCGCAAGCGTACCCGGCGGCGTGATCGACGCACCCTGTCGATACTCCTCGAGAGCGGTCTGCGGCGCACGTGAGAGATACAGCGCCTCGATACCCGGCCGATTGAACCGGCCACCGTCGATTGCCGCGCCGGCACCGCTGGTCGGCGCGAACGCCCATTTTGGCGACAGACAGCGGTGGAAGATCTCATCCGGTCCAAGTCGGACCAGCTTCATCCGCGCGCCCCGTTCTCCAGGTCGCGCAGGTAGGCCAGCACCGCCTCGCTGTGCCCCTGGGCAACGAGCTCGGCCGCCGTCTTGTGGTCATAGTCACCGATCGGTTCGTTCCGGAACCAATAGATCGCCTTGTCGATGCCCCCGGTCAGCGTGGCGGCGGCCGTGATGACCTTGATGATCTCCCGCAACCTGCCCTGAACGCGCTCGGACGAGGGATTGCGCAGCGTGTTGCGATGCACGCCCGTCAACTGGGCCAGGTTCGCGACGTGAACACCCAGCGCCTTGGAGAACCGCTTCGGCGAAATGTAAGGCGTTCGGGGCTCCTGCAAGCTCTGCACGAAGCCCGATACGGTCACCGTATCCACCTTCTCAGCGTAAGCCAATGCACCCTCCTTGCGTCACGAACCGCACAATATATGCACAGATGCCAGCATAGCAAGCGCACCGAACACTCGCCATCGCTCAGGCGCTCCGCTTGTCGCCCGCGGCACCGGTGGCGTGGCCGTCTGACCTTCCGGTTTCCTTGCCCCATTTTTCGCACTGCGGGTAAGAGAGACCTGAGGCGCTTGTCCGAGTTCGCCGTAACGACGCTCTGCGGCGCCCCGTCGGTTTCGATAGCGGGTTCACGGACGTCTCGCTCGGGATAGACTTTACCGCACACGAGGCCTGCGCCACGCCCTTCGCCCTCAAGGCTTTGTACGCCCTTGGCGCTGATCTCAGTGGCAATCTGGATCTCACGCATGAAAATCCGGATTCACCTCTGGCCTACGGGTCACTGCCTCACGAGAGCAAGGGGCCGGCGTCGCCTTCCTTGACCGGCGCCGACATCTCCGGCGTCGGTGTCAGGTGACTGTTCTTCGCCTCGTCGATCACACGCCAAGCGGTCATCGCCTCGGCAGGATAGGGCTGGAGCACCTCGAACGGCAGCGGCCCGGGCTCGATCCAGGTCCGGGCCGCGCGGCCCTGCAGCATCACCGGCATGCGATCGTGGACACGCATCGCCGCGTTGGCCTCGCCGATCAGCACCGTATAGCTGTCGATGTGCTCGCCGCTCTTCGGGTCAAGCGCGTCCGACCAGAGGCCGGCTATGAAGAACGGCTCCTCGGACGTCAACGCGTAGTACGACCAGGGTGCGGCGCCCTTCTCACGCGCTTTCTTCTCCGGCTCCCAGAAGCCACTGCACGGCACCAGGCAGCGCTTGCTCTGCACCGCCTTCCACGGCCAGCCCGAAAGCTTGTCGGTGCGGGCGTTGTTGAGCGGGTAGAGCGGCGGCTCCTTGGCGCCCGGCGGCACCAGGCTCCAGCGCGCCCACGACCACCTGAGTTCACCCCCAGGATCCGGCCGGAGGATCAGGCCGCGCTGCTTGATGCCGATCCGCCAGCGCGGCTCGAACCGATCCAGATCTGGGATCGGCAGCTGCATCTGCCGGGCCAGCAGGAGCACCTCGTCTCGGCTGTGGTGCATGGTGTAGGCGTTGCACATGGTTATCGGCCTTCCGGTGCCGAAATGCGCGATCCCAGGCCGTCGCCGCCCAGATCGCAGCCGGCAGGCATCTCGACGGTCCCGCCGGCGGCTACGATGAGCGCCATCGCCTTTTCCAGGGCAACGGGTGTCGGCAGGCTGTTCTGGTCGAGCGCGGTCAGGCTCTCGGACCAAAGCTCGCGGATGACCTCGGCGACCGTAAGGCCGCACGCCTCGGCCGTTCCGGTCAGCTGCGCGTATAGATCGTCGGGGATCTCAACCACGGGCATGGTCAGGCCGTCTCCTTCTCGACTCCGTCGTTCATGAGCGCTCGTAGCGATACCCTAGGCGTCATACAGTTTGGGGATGCCCGGCACTGCCCCTACTTGGCCGCAGCTGATTCAGTGGTGGGCTTCGAGGCTCTCCATTGGACAAACATGAACGCGGCGTCGCTGCCGGGGAACTCGATGAAAAAGCGCGGCAAAACCCTTCGTTAATGTCGAGACGCCATATCCCGCCTGACGTGTGCAGGGCGAGTGAGCTCATTGCATCGGCTGCGACCGCCCAAGAGCCGTCATCGGGCCGGTTCCCAATTCGGGCAATCTCGTCTTCATTTTGCACAGGTTAAAGCTCTGCAAGCGGCGTTGATTCAAGGCGAAAGTCCGTCGAGCCTTAGCCGTTCGACTTCGATGCCTTCAAGGCGCGAAAGCGTGGGGACCCTGGATGAAAGGTGAGGGGCTTTACCCTCCCACCGGCTGTGATTTCCGACCCGGAAGACCTCTGGACTTACACGGCGATGCACTGGAGCGCTGATCACGCTGTGCGCTGCACGGATGAAATCCGTGATGCCTGCATCGCCCTTGCGGCTGGCTCAAAACGAGGCCGCACTATGGATGACCGGCGCGGCTACCTGAAATCCACCGTCAGCGCGTATGTGATCTGCTATCAGGAACGAAACGACCGTATCGAGGTCATCCGCATTCTTCACGCGCGCATGAACGTTACCGGCATCTGGGGGCGGTTCGCCGAAGCCACCGGCGCACACTCGTTCCTACCGCTCCCCTTCGATGAGCTGATAGCGGCCGCCCAACCCATCCTCCTCCGGATCGTAATCATCCGGCAGGAGCACGCTGCCGCCAGCGTCCTCGATCAGGGTTTTTGCCTGCTCGATCGCCTCGGGTGAGGGCAGACCGGTCTCGTCGACCCCGGCACCGTAGCGCTCGAGGACGTAAGCGAGAAACGCATCGACTGTGCGGCCTTGCTTGGCCGCGGCGAACTCGATGCGAGCTTCCAGGGCGTTCGACAGGAGCATGGGTCATCTCCACCAAGCCGACGGCATTAGGCTGGAACACCTCGTTCCGGTCGGCCATAAACTGGGTTGATATCCAGAACAAAGCACGAACATTGACGAGTGTCGAGGAGCCGCCGCATCCGCCGGTACAATACGTGATCCGGCTTAAGCACCTGAACCGGTTTCATGAGGTCAGGACCGTCTTTGGCCGCTGCAGTCGCTATGCCTCGCGTGCCGGTCGGACGCATCATCGCCGGCTAGGCCGAGGCCCGCTCGCTTCGCGATTGCGAAGTCGACTGCGCTGCGCAGTCTGTGGCAATCGCACGGGCAACTGTTTCGAGACTCATCGAAGGCGTTTTGCGAATGTGCTCCCTGTGGATGGCCCCGGTCTGCACACGACAAGCCGAGCAATGAGTGAGGATCTCGCCCCGCTCGATGGTGCAATCACGGCGCTCGCTCTAGTGACGCTCCGCCGCAAGGCCCGTCCACGCTGGCCGTAAATATAAACAGCGTGTATACGTTATCATCATGCGATGAGGTGAGATAGCTGATGACGAAAGAAGCGGTGTTTACCATGAAACTTGAGCCGGACCTTCGTGCCGCGTTTTTGGCTGAGGCCGCCGCTGAAGACCGTCCGGCCTCACAGATCGCGCGCGAGCTGATGCGGGCCTACATCGAGGAACGCCGTCGCTCCCGCGAATACGACGCCTTTGTTCAGGCGAAGATCGATAAGGCCCGATCGTCGGCTCGAGCCGGCGCCAGCCGGTCCAACGCTGAAGTTGCAGCTGAGTTTGCCGCCCGGCGTGCGCAGGTCGTCAGATAGACGTGGACGTCTTCTGGACGCCCGAGGCGGAGCGCGACCGCCTTGCCGTGTGGGAGCATATCTTCACCGACAATCCCAAAGCGGCCGTCGCGATGGACGA includes:
- a CDS encoding tyrosine-type recombinase/integrase, with amino-acid sequence MSNILPSLIERFFTQWLMRQRNASPHTVAAYRDTFRLLLRFAHRRTGKRPSALSLGDLDADLIVAFLDHLADDRAASAATSNLRLTGVRAFFRFLAFEEPAHSGQIQRVLAIPSKLSAKREVSYLLREEIEAILAAPDRSTWLGRRDHALLLMAVQTGLRLSELVSLDRDAVQLGAGAHVRCLGKGRKERATPLTQVARVTLQAWLGEPPRRGSTALFPTVHGDRLSPDAVQYLLSKYLAAVSAQCPSLARKRVSPHVLRHSAAMALLDAGVDTTTISLWLGHESTRSTQPYLHAHLAVKEAALAKVAPLDVSPPGRFRPDDQLLAFLDAL
- the arsC gene encoding arsenate reductase (glutaredoxin) (This arsenate reductase requires both glutathione and glutaredoxin to convert arsenate to arsenite, after which the efflux transporter formed by ArsA and ArsB can extrude the arsenite from the cell, providing resistance.); this encodes MSDFPVTIFHNPDCGTSRNTLAMIRAADYGPTVVEYLKVGWTRAQLDELLAAMGAKPRDVLREKGTPAADLGLLDPAVTDDQILDAMTQHPILVNRPIVVTPKGVKLCRPSEEVLQLLDRKPASFTKEDGEVVVL
- a CDS encoding aquaporin family protein — protein: MEGFDLPRRLVAEALGTALLLAIVIGSGVMGERLSGGNTAIALLGNTSATGAGLMVLITIFSPLSGAHFNPAVTLVFAARRKIGVKLSIGYIVAQMAGAIVGVWTAHLMFAEPMIQVSTKLRDGPAQAFSEAVATFGLIATILGSLRFRPAATPAMVGLYITAAYWFTASTSFANPAVTVARSLSNTFAGIAPTSVPAFILAQLGGAAVAALVFHWLFTEVRRP
- a CDS encoding helix-turn-helix transcriptional regulator — encoded protein: METQPAVRALSALAHEGRLETFRLLVQAGPDGLAAGEIARRVGVAPNTLSASLNVLFNAGLVVSRRDGRSIIYSAAYEQMAGLLGFLLEDCCNGRPEICVPLAAITSQAACNVPDRAGSGKTS
- the arsH gene encoding arsenical resistance protein ArsH, yielding MSDFPALAPAFIDLPTAGRFAPASVPSHPPRFLLLYGSLRERSYSRLLIEEADRLLRSFGAETRIYNPRGLPQPDDASPDHTKVKELRDLSVWSEGHVWCSPERHGAVTGIFKSQIDWLPLESGGVRPTQGRTLAVMQVNAGSQSFNAVNSLRILGRWMRMITIPNQSSVAKAYDEFDEAGRMKPSAYYDRLVDVMEELMKFTLLTRGNADYLVDRYSERKSEGRQPAGADHLASLQGDND
- a CDS encoding error-prone DNA polymerase — translated: MISPPGYAELQVTTHFSFLRGASSCEELFATAALMGLSALGVVDRNSLAGTVRAHEAAKTTGVRLVVGCRLDLADGTSLLAYPTDRAAYARLCRLLSLGKRRAGKGRCDLGWDDVAAWAEGLLAVLVPDEADARCVQALARLRTLFGDRAYLALTLRRRPNDQLRLWQLATLATEAGVPTVVTNDVLFHEPGRRILQDVVTCIRHNVTIDALGDRRERFADRHLKPPEEMARLFHLHPEAVARTQEIVERCRFSLDELAYQYPEERDDPTLTPQQTLERLTWAAAAVRYPEDLPEPVRRTLVHELGLIARLDYAPYFLTVHAIVAFARSRGILCQGRGSAANSAVCYVLGITAIDPERNDLLFERFVSEERREPPDIDVDFEHERRETVMQWVFATYGRDRAALCSTVIRYRARGALRDVGKALGLPQDLIGTLAGQVWGWAEDGVEPGHAEALGLNTGDRRLRLTLELARQLIGAPRHLSQHPGGFVLTRDRLDDLVPIEPAAMKDRQVIEWDKDDIDALRFMKVDLLALGMLSCMKRGFDLLEQHKGIALDLATIPPEDPRTYAMIRKADTLGTFQIESRAQMSMLPRLKPRTFYDLVVQVAIVRPGPIQGDMVHPYLRRREGREPVVFPKPELEAVLGKTLGVPLFQEQAMRVAITCAGFTPGEADLLRKSMATFKFTGGIAAFRDKLIAGMVAHGYEPGFAEQTFRQLEGFGSYGFPESHAASFALIAYASAWLKCWHPEVFCIALLNAQPMGFYAPAQIVRDAREHGVVIRPVCVNASRWDSTLEPIEGEDGRFAVRLGLRRIKGLANAHAARLVAARAERPFASVEDLWRRAATPVAALVQLARADAFRPSLGLARREALWALKALRDAPLPLFAGTTTPSGDTISEIDEPTIELEPLPAGGEVVEDYGHTGLSLRAHPASFLRPDLDRRRIVPCATVMAARDGRWLETAGLVLVRQRPGSAKGVLFITIEDETGIANLVVWPQVFETFRRIVLASGMIAAQGRVQREGEVVHLVVHRLGDLSRELAQVGARDAPFPLVHGRGDGVTHGSTTPDPRETPKGPRPRDIYIPLSRTRHKGVYPEPDTMPSITPKPRNFR